DNA sequence from the Colletotrichum destructivum chromosome 9, complete sequence genome:
ttcctcgctgACCAAGTGTAATGATCCAAACCTCGGCAGACCCAACCCATCCATGTGAGAGACCCCTACGTTACAAAGAATGGAAGCGGGCAAAGCGCAGCCCATGCGATATCAACACACATGTGCGCCGTCCCAGAACCCCAACCACCACTGCCGCCGAGGAACATACCGGCCGTGCTGATACCAGCCAGTCTATAGATTCTGATGCGCGCCCTCTTTGAGAAGCAATGAGTCCTTCTCCCCACAGTTAGTGCACACTACGTCACTAGAGAAGCCCAGAACGATATGTTGAGATCCTTCGGCCGCACACCCGGCGACCGTCCAAGACACACCGACCTCAGTCCGATCTCTGCGCCCATGTCAGCCCCGGTCTTTGTCCACAAGATGCATGCCAGATCCAATCGAAGACCACGTACCTTGAACCAACACCCCGACGTTGATCGTCACCGACCGTTTATTCGCCCCGGCCTCCGCCGACACCTGGCTCGACGAGTCCGCCCCGCCCTGGAGGCCCGGGTCGATGTTCTCGCGTAGGTCGACGTCtgtcggcttcgtcggctTCAGGTTCACCCCAAGCCACTCCCTCGCGTAGGCCTCGAGGGGGTTCGGCGGGTGGTCCCTGGTCATGGCGTCCACGATATCGGCAGCCGTTCCCTGCGCgctcgacccggccgcggcgccgccggacGCCGTGTCGATCGAAAAGTCCGCCgggtcgatctcggccgtgacgaagtcggaggcgggcgggatgacgacgccgcgctgctgcagcacccattcgacctcgtcggcgtcgtagaAGTCGCCTTCAAACCCCGGGACGGTCGTGCGCAGCCTCGCATGTTCCTGGTCGATGCGAAAGTCCCGcatctcctccgtctcggcgtcCCACGGACCCAGACCGAACAGCGAGTCGACCTTTTGTCGGCGGGGCTCGGCGGTGCCCTGGTTCCCGATGATTCGCCTCGgactgttgctgctgctgctgccgtcgccgccgccgccgatgggcGGATACGCCGTCACGTTCATCTCATTCATCTCGCCGAACcaggtgccgccgccgccgaggtgcAGAAAGGGGAAGCGCCAGTTGAACATGGTCTCGCGTTGGTTCACACTGAGGCAGTTAGCGAGTCGCTCGAGGATGCGCTCTCTGGGCTCGAACAGCAGGCAGAAGCCGAAGGCACTGGAGAcgagcgacggcggcgggttgGACATGCGCATCAGCAGGTAACCCTTCTCCAGCGTCGACCGCTGCAACCGCCGCCCGAACGTGCGCTCCTGATACGCGTACGAGCTCGGCCCCGAGAGCATGGAGAAGAGCGCCTCAGACAAGGGCTGTTCGGATGGACCGCCGTGAGAGTCTGACGCGGGGGCTATCAGGCTTTGGTGTTCGATGGACATACCGAAAGGAAAGCTAGCATTGTCCGGCGTCGCCTCCGTCACAATCTCGTAGCCCAGAGGCGCCTGCGAGAGACCCATCGAATGCGGTGCCTGAGATTGGTTGTCGACGGCCCACGACGTCGTGTGCACCGCCGTCAGCCCGTGGGGGTGTGGGCGAGCGTTGTTGGATCGCAGAGGGGCGTTATTGTAACTGGCCATGTAGCCTCCgtacgccgccgtcgttgtcgtcgtcgtcgttgtggccgtcgtcgctgttgtTGCCGCCATATCGAGGGACTTGCCGGGGTTTCTGGGCTTGTCGGCcgcgggcgaggccgacttGTCGCTGTGCTGCCCACGGGCCTGGGACGGGCTGGTgtcctgcgccgcctcgccctcgttctcctggctggccggcagctcgtcgtcccccTCGGGCTCCAGGCTCGATTTCCGCGCCAGCGAGACGAActtctccgtcgtcgactGCAGTTGGAGACCGAACTCGGGCGTGCTCTCATGCATACCCTTGCTGACGGCGAAGTCGTAGAGCTTCATGAACTCTTTGCTCATCTCCTCGTTGGTCCGTCTCAGTTCGTTCACCTTCTTTTCGAGCGACTGAATGGCCGTTTCCTTGCGGTTGCGGTAGGCTCTCTGCGCAAGGCGGATTTGCGTacggcggcgctgctctTGTCAGATTCGGGTTCGCGCGAGTACGAATACGACCATTTCCAACAAATAAAACCccacaaaaacaaaaaacgaATCCTCCAAAAAGTCAAGACGAAATTGGCTTCGCAGGAAAGAAACGCGTTGTTAGGTCGGGTCGTCGGTCGATGATCAAAACTCACATCTTTGGCTGTCTCGTCATTCGTGTCTAGACGCGGTCTACCTCGCGAtcgcttcttctcttcctcttcctgaTGGCAGGCATCTGTATCGGACGACGGAGCCTTGGGCCGCTTCTTGGATCGACTCGGCTCACTGTCCGTCACTGCGCCGGGTTTCCCGGCTGGCAGACTCCTCGCAGCGCGAGGATCCAACACGCCATCGTCATACGACTCGGCATTGAGGATGGAAAGCTTGGAGTTCTGCATGAATGGGAGCGGGGAGCCGTCAGGAAACTGAACACTGGGATAATGGCGACGCaggaagtcgtcgtcgccgtggccgtcaccgtcgccgtggccgtcgtcgtcgtcgttggtgttgttgttgttgttgttgttgttgttgttgtagtaGTGGAGTAAATGGTCCGATCCAGATCCAGATCCAGAAGGGCCGGACAAAGAAAAGGCAGCCTGGGGCTCAGTGGAGATGTGTGCGGGATCTGAATGCGGAAATCGAATCGGGACTAGGTCGACAGCGGTTGGGGGATAGCCGGGCTCCTGGGCAGAAAGGAACCCGAAGCCGGTTTCAAGGATTGGGATTTGGACCTGGGCCTGCAACAACCTGGGGTCGTGGGGGTGGCGAAGCAGAGGTACCGGGTGAGATTCTGGTGATGAGGAGGCAACAGAGGCGGAATCGACGGGAGAAGGGTAGAGAAATAAATGCCGATATTGCTCTTGGCTTTGGCGGGGATGAGAGTGAAATTCaggatgatggtgatgttgttgtt
Encoded proteins:
- a CDS encoding Putative basic-leucine zipper domain-containing protein, whose protein sequence is MSVPSVWVRMMRRPTRPQIWKSRLLLLFLPIVIRLAPVPLIPLRAKHLLNAAFQTSQRPPPGTSITVTHRHRRLINQQPEGYAGGFGALDHPPLSSTPGFQRDAAPATTSNQLHPDSQPPLFSHPSYASHVQRHHNHEYPNAHHRQDTQAFYCNPSQQHHHHHHHHQQQQQQEQQEQQEPSYQQQQQQQQQQQHHHHPEFHSHPRQSQEQYRHLFLYPSPVDSASVASSSPESHPVPLLRHPHDPRLLQAQVQIPILETGFGFLSAQEPGYPPTAVDLVPIRFPHSDPAHISTEPQAAFSLSGPSGSGSGSDHLLHYYNNNNNNNNNNTNDDDDGHGDGDGHGDDDFLRRHYPSVQFPDGSPLPFMQNSKLSILNAESYDDGVLDPRAARSLPAGKPGAVTDSEPSRSKKRPKAPSSDTDACHQEEEEKKRSRGRPRLDTNDETAKDRRRTQIRLAQRAYRNRKETAIQSLEKKVNELRRTNEEMSKEFMKLYDFAVSKGMHESTPEFGLQLQSTTEKFVSLARKSSLEPEGDDELPASQENEGEAAQDTSPSQARGQHSDKSASPAADKPRNPGKSLDMAATTATTATTTTTTTTAAYGGYMASYNNAPLRSNNARPHPHGLTAVHTTSWAVDNQSQAPHSMGLSQAPLGYEIVTEATPDNASFPFGMSIEHQSLIAPASDSHGGPSEQPLSEALFSMLSGPSSYAYQERTFGRRLQRSTLEKGYLLMRMSNPPPSLVSSAFGFCLLFEPRERILERLANCLSVNQRETMFNWRFPFLHLGGGGTWFGEMNEMNVTAYPPIGGGGDGSSSSNSPRRIIGNQGTAEPRRQKVDSLFGLGPWDAETEEMRDFRIDQEHARLRTTVPGFEGDFYDADEVEWVLQQRGVVIPPASDFVTAEIDPADFSIDTASGGAAAGSSAQGTAADIVDAMTRDHPPNPLEAYAREWLGVNLKPTKPTDVDLRENIDPGLQGGADSSSQVSAEAGANKRSVTINVGVLVQEIGLRSVCLGRSPGVRPKDLNISFWASLVT